The genomic DNA ATCACTGAGCTATTACCAACTATATTAATCATCTCCATTATCGTATCCATGAGCAATCTACTCGTTCATACCGGCATAAATGATACGATGATTTCACCATTTACAAAGATGATTCGTACACCTACCCTCGCCTACTGGATTATCGGCCTTTTGATGATGACAATTTCTTTCTTCTTTTGGCCTTCTCCAGCTGTCGCCTTAATGGGAGCTATTTTATTACCCGTCGCTGTACGCGTCGGTCTTCCGCCAATTGGAGTGGCAATTGCTATGAACTTATTCGGTCATGGGATTGCTTTATCCGGCGACTTCGTTATACAAGGCGCACCAAAATTAACCGCAGACGCTGCTGGTCTTCCTGTTTCTAGCGTTGTTTCTGCCAGTATTCCGCTCGTAATTGTTATGGGCATTGTGACAACTTCCGTCGCATTTTTCTTCTTACGAAAAGAATTTCATACAGGACTATCCTTGCAAGATTCCTCTTCATCAACTGAACCATCTAAAACTACTATTTTATTATCTCCTCACATAAAGAAATGGCTCGCCATATGTATCCCTATCATATATACCCTTGATATTCTTTGTATGATTCAATTTAAACTACAAGGAAGCGATGCAACTGCACTTATCGGTGGAACGACTGTTATTATGATTATCATTATTTCTCTCATCGCCTACAAAGGAAATGGATTAAATAAAACGACCGATTATTTCATAGAAGGGCTTCAATTTGGATTTAAAATTTTCGGACCTGTTATTCCAATTGCTGCACTTTTTTATTTAGGAGATAGCGGCTTTGTGAAAATTATCGGGGACTATTTACCGAAAGGTTCCCACGGAATCATTAACGACTTAGGAATCGCCTTATCTCAAACTGTTCCTTTAAATCAATATGTATCGGCAGGGACATTAACTATTGTTGGTGTCATTACCGGCTTAGATGGATCTGGTTTTTCAGGTATATCACTTGCTGGTTCAATTGCAAATCTTTTCGGCACAGCACTTGGTCATGGAACAGCTACATTAACAGCACTCGGACAAATTGCAGCAATATGGACCGGGGGCGGGACGTTAATCCCTTGGGCGCTTATTCCTGCTGCTGCCATTTGCAAGGTAGATCCATTTGAACTTGCACGCCGAAACTTTTTACCAGTTGTGATTGGCTTAATTGTCACCACGATCGTTGCGATGTTTATTCTATAACGTAGGCAAGTATTCTCTTTCTTACGTTTTTTCTTGTAAAATTCATCATGAATTACTCGTTTTCAAGAGGGATTCGTTATTACTTAGCGAAATTATATTAGGAGAGTAATTATTTCAAAACGTTTACGAGAAACAGATTACTGCAATTAGAAAAGGGGACATAACTATGAATGAATTGATTTTCGTCTTATTAATTTGTCCATTACTTATCTTTATCGTTTCTGTTATTGGAACACGTAGAACGAAAACGTATTACGTAATGCCGGTTGTAACGTTTGCTAGTTTTTTAATAATAGGTGTTATCGCCTTTACTCCAAAATTTTTCTTTTGGGTTGGCATGTACAGCATCTTCTCATTTATCGTTTCTTACATGACGCTCTTGTTTGTGAGAGGATATGAGGTTGCGGAAAACGCTAAATAGCTATTAACGAGGAGATTGTCATATGATTTTCTTTGATGTCGATGGAACTTCACTTGATTATGAGGCCGCTGAAAGAAATGGTATTATAGATTTCTTTCAAGTATATAGTACTATTTTTTCAGGTAATGAATTAGAGGCCACGAAAGTCTGGCATGAATTATCCGAAGAATATTTCAACAAATTTTTATCCAAGGAATTATCTTTTCAAGAACAACAAGGGATGCGAATATACCATTTATTTAAAACATATGGAATAAACTTATCACCCGAGGAGTCTCAGCACAGATTCAATCAATATATAGAACTATATAAGAACAACTGGGCCGCGTTTGAAGATGTACACTATACATTACAGACCTTAAAGCAAGAAGGGCACTCATTAGGTATCATTAGTAATGGTGACTATGAACAACAAGTCGAAAAATTAACTGCTCTAAACATTCTACAATATTTCAATTACATATCTACTTCTAGTGAAATTGGTGTATCGAAACCAGACCCTGAAATTTTTCAAAGAACTGTATTACAATTGAATCTTGAAATGAAAGATTGCTATTATATTGGTGATCGATTAGAAACAGATGCAATTAGTAGTACAGTAGCTGGAATGCAAGGGATATGGTTAAATCGGGATAACTTGCAACTCAAATGTGATGTTCCTACTATCTGTTCGTTACATGAAATTATAACAATGATATAAAAAGACGACCACGTTCCCCCGCGGTCGTCTTTTTTCGTGTTACGCTGTGATCCAAGCTTCATTAGCTGGATTTTTACGCCACTCTTGTAATTTTTTCGTTTCAGCTTGTCCGATCATACCTTTTTCTGCTGCAACTTCAGTTAATGCACTATAATCACTTAAAGAATATGATGCTACGTTCGCTGCTTCTAGTTTTTCTTTTCCTGCTTCAAGCTCGTATGTGAAGATTGATACGATTCCTAATACTTCACAGCCAGCTTCGCGAAGTGCTTCTACACATGTAATTGCACTACCGCCAGTTGAAATTAAGTCTTCTACTACTACTACTTTTTGACCTTTTTCAGCTTTTCCTTCGATTTGGTTCCCTTTACCGTGACCTTTTGCTTTACTACGTACGTAGCACATTGGTAAATCCATACGATCGCTTACCCATGCAGCGTGCGCAATACCAGCTGTTGCTGTTCCTGCAATAACTTCTACAGTT from Bacillus basilensis includes the following:
- a CDS encoding YbeF family protein, yielding MNELIFVLLICPLLIFIVSVIGTRRTKTYYVMPVVTFASFLIIGVIAFTPKFFFWVGMYSIFSFIVSYMTLLFVRGYEVAENAK
- a CDS encoding HAD family hydrolase, whose amino-acid sequence is MIFFDVDGTSLDYEAAERNGIIDFFQVYSTIFSGNELEATKVWHELSEEYFNKFLSKELSFQEQQGMRIYHLFKTYGINLSPEESQHRFNQYIELYKNNWAAFEDVHYTLQTLKQEGHSLGIISNGDYEQQVEKLTALNILQYFNYISTSSEIGVSKPDPEIFQRTVLQLNLEMKDCYYIGDRLETDAISSTVAGMQGIWLNRDNLQLKCDVPTICSLHEIITMI
- the pyrE gene encoding orotate phosphoribosyltransferase — its product is MKKEIASHLLEIGAVFLQPNDPFTWSSGMKSPIYCDNRLTLSYPKVRQAIAAGLEELIKEHFPTVEVIAGTATAGIAHAAWVSDRMDLPMCYVRSKAKGHGKGNQIEGKAEKGQKVVVVEDLISTGGSAITCVEALREAGCEVLGIVSIFTYELEAGKEKLEAANVASYSLSDYSALTEVAAEKGMIGQAETKKLQEWRKNPANEAWITA